The Panacibacter microcysteis genome includes a window with the following:
- a CDS encoding carbon-nitrogen hydrolase gives MSDTTGDATTFNCRYHNISRSLFFSSCVAIHPGRIAYFCRSIISDMSKVKVGLVQMSCSADKQANLDKAIAKVREAAAKGAQIICLQELFTSLYFCDVEDYDNFKLAEPVPGPSTDALSKVAGELGVVIIASLFEKRAQGIYHNTTAVLDADGSYLGKYRKMHIPDDPAYYEKFYFTPGDLGYKIFKTKFATFGVLICWDQWYPEAARITALMGAEILFYPTAIGWATAQDEATNTEQYNAWQTIQRSHSVANGVHVVSVNRVGLEQQGAMKFWGGSFISNPFGSLIYKASHEEEVVHVEELDLGKTDRYRTHWPFMRDRRIDSYQQITKRFIDEDN, from the coding sequence GTGAGTGACACAACAGGCGATGCCACCACATTCAACTGCCGGTATCATAACATTTCCCGGTCATTATTTTTTAGCAGTTGCGTGGCTATACATCCGGGCCGTATCGCTTATTTTTGCCGCTCAATTATTTCAGACATGAGTAAAGTAAAAGTGGGTCTTGTACAAATGAGCTGCAGTGCAGATAAACAGGCTAACCTCGACAAAGCAATTGCAAAGGTGCGTGAAGCGGCTGCGAAAGGCGCGCAGATCATTTGCCTGCAGGAACTGTTTACATCTTTATATTTCTGTGACGTGGAAGATTACGACAACTTTAAACTGGCAGAACCTGTTCCGGGCCCTTCTACCGATGCGTTGAGTAAAGTGGCGGGAGAACTGGGCGTTGTAATCATCGCTTCTTTATTTGAAAAAAGAGCGCAGGGTATTTACCACAATACCACTGCCGTACTGGATGCAGATGGCAGTTATCTCGGCAAATACCGTAAAATGCACATACCGGACGATCCGGCTTACTACGAAAAATTTTATTTTACGCCGGGCGACCTTGGTTACAAAATTTTTAAAACAAAATTTGCCACTTTTGGTGTGCTTATCTGCTGGGATCAATGGTACCCCGAAGCAGCGAGAATTACTGCACTTATGGGCGCAGAAATTCTCTTCTACCCTACTGCCATTGGCTGGGCCACAGCGCAGGATGAGGCTACCAATACAGAGCAATACAATGCATGGCAAACCATACAACGCAGCCACTCCGTGGCAAACGGCGTGCATGTGGTTAGCGTAAACCGTGTAGGTTTAGAGCAGCAAGGTGCCATGAAATTCTGGGGCGGTTCATTTATAAGCAATCCTTTTGGCAGCCTTATCTATAAAGCATCTCATGAAGAAGAAGTAGTGCATGTGGAAGAACTTGATCTTGGTAAAACAGACCGTTACAGAACACACTGGCCATTTATGAGAGACAGACGAATAGACTCTTACCAGCAAATCACCAAACGGTTTATAGACGAAGACAATTAA
- a CDS encoding hotdog fold thioesterase, with translation MSIWFNKQITIDGINPLGKNTMGEHIGLHFTEVGADYLVATMPVDHRTHQPYGLLHGGASAALAETLGSVCSALVIDPEKFICVGIEINANHVRSVRSGFVTGTCTPIHIGATTHVWDIRIKDERNKLVCISRLTVAILKKKAL, from the coding sequence ATGAGTATCTGGTTCAACAAACAAATAACAATAGACGGTATCAATCCCCTCGGTAAAAACACGATGGGCGAGCACATCGGTTTGCACTTTACAGAGGTAGGGGCAGACTATCTTGTAGCAACAATGCCTGTTGACCATCGCACACATCAGCCGTACGGGCTGTTGCATGGCGGCGCTTCTGCTGCACTGGCAGAAACGCTGGGAAGCGTATGCAGTGCCCTCGTAATAGACCCGGAGAAATTTATTTGTGTTGGTATAGAAATAAATGCCAATCATGTTCGCAGTGTAAGAAGCGGGTTTGTTACCGGTACATGCACACCTATACATATCGGCGCAACTACGCATGTGTGGGACATACGTATAAAAGACGAAAGAAATAAACTGGTTTGTATCAGCAGGTTAACTGTTGCAATTTTGAAGAAGAAAGCACTCTGA
- a CDS encoding nucleoside recognition domain-containing protein — MALNIVWVAFIVIAFVIALIKFLFLGDTMIFKTLVDGIFDTAKSSVTDVAFSLAGTMVFFLGLMNIAKEAGAINWLARRLNPFMKRLFPEVPDGHPAMGEMVMNFSANMLGLDNAATPFGLKAMRSLEDINPNKGTASNAQIMFLVLHTSGLVLIPLSIFTYRISAGSADATSVFIPCVLGTVITTLAAIMVVGIKQKLKWDFVLAAWIFSLLALVAALMLAVYFMSPAMKNTFSTVSGNLILLFIIVAIVLGGVWKKVSVFDAFIEGAKEGFNVVIKIIPYLVGMLVAIRVFRDSGALAYITDGIAYLLHLTGINTDFVPALPTAIMKPFSGSGARGLMIDAMKAYGPDSFVGKTACTFQGSADTTFYILALYFGSVGIKKVRYSVWAGMAADFIGVIAAIIISYVFFA; from the coding sequence ATGGCGTTAAATATTGTTTGGGTGGCATTTATAGTAATTGCTTTTGTAATAGCGCTCATCAAGTTCCTGTTTTTAGGAGACACGATGATCTTTAAAACACTGGTAGATGGCATTTTCGATACGGCAAAGTCATCAGTGACCGATGTTGCTTTTTCGCTGGCCGGTACCATGGTGTTTTTTCTAGGGCTTATGAATATAGCCAAAGAGGCAGGCGCTATCAACTGGCTGGCACGTCGTTTAAATCCATTTATGAAACGCCTGTTCCCCGAGGTGCCGGACGGCCATCCTGCAATGGGGGAAATGGTCATGAATTTTAGCGCCAATATGCTGGGTCTTGATAATGCTGCTACCCCGTTTGGCCTTAAGGCCATGAGAAGCCTTGAAGACATTAATCCCAACAAAGGCACGGCATCAAATGCGCAGATCATGTTCCTGGTACTGCATACCAGCGGGCTTGTGCTAATACCGCTTTCTATTTTCACATACCGCATTTCTGCCGGTTCTGCAGATGCTACCAGTGTTTTTATCCCCTGTGTACTCGGTACGGTTATTACTACGCTTGCCGCCATAATGGTGGTAGGTATAAAGCAAAAACTTAAATGGGATTTTGTACTGGCCGCATGGATTTTTTCCCTGCTTGCACTGGTGGCGGCATTAATGCTGGCCGTTTATTTTATGAGCCCTGCTATGAAAAACACGTTCAGTACTGTTTCGGGTAATCTCATTTTATTATTCATTATCGTAGCAATTGTATTGGGCGGTGTTTGGAAAAAAGTATCTGTATTTGATGCTTTTATTGAAGGGGCAAAAGAAGGCTTTAACGTAGTGATCAAAATTATACCTTACCTGGTTGGTATGCTGGTGGCTATAAGAGTGTTCAGAGATAGTGGCGCCCTGGCATACATTACAGACGGTATTGCATACCTGCTTCACCTTACCGGTATTAATACCGATTTTGTGCCGGCACTGCCCACGGCAATCATGAAGCCTTTTAGTGGCAGCGGTGCACGTGGTTTAATGATCGATGCCATGAAAGCCTATGGCCCTGATTCCTTTGTAGGTAAAACAGCCTGTACCTTCCAGGGCAGTGCAGACACTACCTTTTATATACTTGCACTATACTTTGGCAGTGTAGGTATAAAGAAAGTGCGGTATTCTGTTTGGGCAGGCATGGCCGCCGACTTTATTGGTGTAATTGCGGCCATCATTATTTCGTATGTCTTTTTCGCCTGA
- a CDS encoding glycosyltransferase family 9 protein — protein sequence MKILVIRFSSIGDIVLASPVMRCLKKQLNAEVHFLTKQGMKAVTEHNPYIDKFFYFDNNLAQLKQQLKAEQYDYVVDLHKNFRTFSIKLALRTKTLTYKKETLRKFLLTKLHINVMMDKHITQRSLDTVAPLGVKDDGKGLDYFIGEKDVLPLEAIPLTHRFGYVALVIGGSYFTKKLPVEKLQQLCNKINHPIILVGGKEDIWEAEQIEKVDAIKIYNACGKFNLNQSADLVKKAKLVISHDTGLQYIACAFNRPVLAIWGGTSPELDVEPYYGKDTQQAVKFTYENFVVKGLSCQPCSNYGLKKCPRSHFKCMQLQDMDRITAATEKILW from the coding sequence ATGAAAATACTAGTTATACGTTTTTCTTCCATTGGCGATATTGTACTCGCTTCACCCGTTATGCGTTGTTTAAAAAAACAGCTTAATGCAGAAGTACATTTTCTTACAAAGCAAGGTATGAAAGCTGTTACAGAACATAATCCCTATATCGACAAATTCTTTTACTTCGATAATAACCTGGCACAGCTAAAACAACAATTAAAAGCAGAGCAATACGATTACGTGGTAGACCTGCACAAAAATTTCAGAACATTTAGTATAAAGCTTGCCTTACGCACCAAAACACTTACATATAAGAAAGAAACGCTGCGAAAATTTTTACTTACAAAACTTCATATCAACGTAATGATGGATAAACACATTACGCAAAGAAGTCTTGATACTGTAGCGCCGCTTGGTGTAAAAGACGATGGCAAAGGGCTCGATTATTTTATCGGGGAAAAAGATGTATTGCCTTTAGAGGCAATACCGCTCACCCACAGGTTTGGTTACGTGGCCCTGGTTATAGGTGGTTCTTATTTTACCAAAAAACTACCGGTAGAAAAGCTGCAGCAACTCTGCAATAAAATCAACCACCCGATCATACTGGTAGGTGGTAAAGAAGACATTTGGGAAGCTGAGCAAATTGAAAAGGTCGATGCGATCAAGATATACAATGCCTGCGGAAAGTTTAACCTCAACCAGTCTGCAGACCTGGTAAAAAAAGCAAAGCTTGTTATTTCTCACGATACCGGTTTGCAATACATTGCATGTGCATTTAACCGGCCTGTGCTGGCCATCTGGGGTGGTACTTCTCCTGAACTTGATGTAGAACCTTATTATGGCAAAGACACACAGCAGGCAGTAAAATTCACGTATGAAAACTTTGTTGTAAAAGGTTTGTCTTGCCAGCCATGTTCCAATTACGGGTTAAAGAAATGCCCACGTAGTCATTTTAAGTGTATGCAACTGCAGGACATGGATCGCATTACTGCAGCAACAGAAAAAATATTGTGGTAA
- the ychF gene encoding redox-regulated ATPase YchF: MALQAGIVGLPNVGKSTLFNALSNAKAQAANFPFCTIEPNVGVITVPDERLIELEKLVKPNRVVPTTVEIVDIAGLVKGASKGEGLGNQFLGNIRNTDAIIHVLRCFDDDNVIHVDGKIDPVSDKEIIDTELQLKDLDSVDKKISKSDKIAKNDKDAAAALPILKALKTHLEQGKNARAFDISPEDKAKHIDDMFLLTMKPVIYVCNVDEKSVVNGNKHTAALTAAVKDEKAEILFISAAIESEIAVMENFDDRQLFLEDMGLHESGVARLIKSTYRLLNLATYFTAGVQEVRAWTITKGMLAPQAAGVIHTDFEKGFIRAEVIKYTDFLKYGSEAACRDNGKLAVQGKDYLVEDGDIMHFRFNV; this comes from the coding sequence ATGGCTTTACAAGCAGGCATAGTGGGGTTACCAAACGTAGGTAAATCAACATTGTTTAACGCGCTGAGCAATGCCAAAGCGCAGGCAGCCAATTTTCCTTTCTGCACAATTGAACCTAATGTTGGTGTAATTACGGTTCCGGACGAACGTTTGATTGAACTGGAAAAACTGGTGAAACCAAACCGCGTGGTGCCCACAACGGTTGAGATAGTTGATATTGCAGGTCTTGTAAAAGGTGCCAGCAAAGGCGAAGGTTTGGGCAACCAGTTTCTGGGCAACATTCGCAATACCGATGCCATTATACATGTGCTGCGTTGTTTTGATGATGACAATGTAATTCACGTGGATGGTAAGATAGACCCGGTGAGTGATAAAGAAATTATTGATACCGAGCTGCAGTTGAAAGACCTGGACAGTGTTGACAAAAAGATTTCCAAAAGCGATAAGATTGCGAAGAATGATAAAGATGCAGCCGCTGCGTTGCCCATTCTGAAAGCACTGAAAACGCACCTGGAACAGGGCAAAAACGCACGTGCATTCGACATTAGCCCGGAAGACAAGGCCAAACATATTGACGACATGTTTTTGCTTACCATGAAACCTGTGATCTACGTTTGTAATGTAGATGAAAAGTCAGTAGTAAACGGTAATAAACACACTGCCGCGTTAACCGCTGCCGTAAAAGACGAAAAGGCTGAAATACTGTTTATAAGCGCGGCCATTGAAAGCGAAATTGCAGTAATGGAAAACTTTGATGACCGCCAGCTTTTCCTGGAAGATATGGGGCTGCACGAAAGTGGCGTGGCAAGGTTGATCAAATCGACTTACCGGCTTTTAAACCTGGCCACTTATTTTACCGCAGGCGTGCAGGAAGTGCGTGCGTGGACGATTACCAAAGGTATGCTGGCACCACAGGCCGCAGGCGTTATACATACAGACTTCGAAAAAGGTTTTATACGCGCAGAGGTTATCAAATACACAGACTTTTTAAAATACGGTTCAGAAGCTGCATGCCGCGATAATGGAAAACTTGCTGTACAGGGTAAAGATTACCTGGTAGAAGATGGAGACATTATGCACTTCCGTTTCAACGTGTAA
- a CDS encoding NUDIX hydrolase → MPIKIIAAGGLVTNENNELLMIFRRGKWDLPKGKLDDGESIPECAVREVAEETGISDITLGELIGLTYHEYYDKWQNSDAIKETHWYAMKVTGSPVPVPQEEEHIEKIIWANDEAVSNCLKNSYKNIEDIIARFKGQS, encoded by the coding sequence ATGCCCATAAAAATTATTGCTGCCGGTGGCCTCGTAACCAATGAAAACAATGAACTGCTGATGATCTTCCGCCGCGGCAAATGGGATCTTCCAAAAGGCAAACTCGATGATGGGGAATCAATCCCTGAATGTGCGGTTAGAGAAGTAGCGGAAGAAACGGGCATCAGCGATATTACCCTTGGTGAACTGATTGGGCTTACGTACCACGAATACTACGACAAATGGCAAAACAGCGATGCAATCAAAGAAACGCACTGGTATGCCATGAAAGTTACCGGCTCTCCTGTACCCGTACCGCAGGAAGAAGAGCATATAGAAAAGATCATCTGGGCAAATGATGAAGCAGTCAGCAACTGCTTAAAAAACAGTTACAAGAATATTGAAGATATTATTGCCAGATTCAAAGGCCAAAGTTAA
- a CDS encoding DedA family protein: protein MIPYLLSFDWHELLQPQFYIQNGGLWLLLFVIFAETGLFAGFFLPGDSLLFVAGIYAQNMDDGSPGLSHSFLSLIGLGGVSNEALDLFVLIALVSVAGILGNYVGYWFGRKSGPFLYNRKDTLLFKKKYLYQAQEFYERYGGWAIVAARFVPIIRTFAPIVAGIVQMDKKKFTYFNLVGCIAWVASMILAGHFLQKWILEWFNFDLKEHLEIIVIGIVLVSTVPIIWKLFFSKSKKESV from the coding sequence ATGATACCTTACCTGTTAAGTTTTGACTGGCACGAGTTATTACAGCCACAGTTTTATATTCAGAATGGTGGCTTGTGGTTATTGCTTTTTGTAATTTTTGCAGAAACCGGTTTGTTTGCAGGCTTCTTTTTGCCAGGCGACAGCCTGCTTTTTGTTGCAGGTATTTATGCACAGAATATGGACGATGGCAGCCCCGGTTTATCGCACTCATTTTTAAGCCTGATTGGTTTGGGTGGTGTAAGCAATGAAGCGCTGGACCTCTTTGTGTTGATAGCACTTGTGTCTGTAGCCGGTATTCTCGGTAACTATGTTGGTTATTGGTTTGGCCGAAAGAGTGGGCCATTTTTGTACAACAGGAAAGATACTTTGCTGTTTAAGAAGAAATACCTGTACCAGGCACAGGAGTTTTATGAAAGATATGGTGGCTGGGCAATTGTAGCGGCCAGGTTTGTGCCCATCATCAGAACTTTTGCACCCATTGTTGCTGGTATTGTACAAATGGATAAAAAGAAATTTACCTACTTCAACCTGGTGGGTTGTATTGCATGGGTAGCCAGTATGATACTTGCCGGTCACTTCCTGCAAAAATGGATATTGGAGTGGTTCAACTTCGACCTGAAAGAACATCTTGAAATAATTGTTATAGGCATTGTACTGGTCTCAACAGTACCCATTATCTGGAAGTTGTTTTTCAGTAAAAGCAAAAAAGAAAGCGTTTAA
- a CDS encoding flavin monoamine oxidase family protein gives MPVRNGTKTFSLQHLKMLFRLSLHANTKQTNDVAALAEEHMHYAKSRRKFLADTSKIIALAGASSLYKACAPANPATQPTIAIIGAGIAGLHTAYILNQAGYNAYVYEGSGRIGGRVISVDDMLGKGLWTEMGGEFIDSTHTEMLNLCKHFNLPLLDRMEPSEKHLEEFAYFFNSQHYHEKDVIVALKPFAEKIRADINSLSEEITYKTFSPADKHFDGMSIMEYLDSIGITGWLRSMIYNSYTAEYGMEATEQSAISFLAVFDVGNDTHYNIYGSSNERYSVIGGNNKICQALADAMPDYVLPNHFLKAIKQRNDKSYQLHFNITGSGTIGVTADIVVLTIPFTVLRELEFDVPMPAWKKNTIQQLGYGTNSKMFFGLNERVWRSQGYAGYAFADNDMMNGYDNTQMQNNNTGPGGYTIFPGGKAGIDVGYTDPGVLKNRYINALDGVYPGAKAAFNNNFQFWCWPTYAYSKGSYVAFKVNQYTTMAGSEFEPVDNIYFAGEHCSYEFQGFMNGGAETGRRVAEMIIKKLKGK, from the coding sequence ATGCCTGTCAGAAATGGAACAAAAACTTTTTCACTGCAGCATCTCAAAATGCTTTTTCGTTTATCACTCCATGCCAATACCAAACAAACCAATGATGTAGCAGCGCTTGCAGAAGAGCACATGCATTACGCTAAAAGCCGCAGAAAATTTCTTGCAGATACTTCAAAGATCATTGCGCTGGCAGGGGCATCTTCTTTATACAAGGCATGCGCACCTGCAAACCCTGCAACACAGCCAACAATCGCAATAATTGGTGCAGGCATTGCCGGCCTGCATACAGCTTATATTTTGAACCAGGCAGGTTACAACGCTTATGTGTACGAAGGAAGCGGCAGAATTGGTGGCCGCGTTATAAGTGTAGACGATATGCTTGGAAAAGGATTGTGGACCGAAATGGGCGGTGAATTTATTGATTCGACCCATACCGAAATGCTCAACCTTTGTAAGCATTTCAATTTGCCCTTATTAGACAGGATGGAACCATCTGAAAAACACCTCGAGGAATTTGCTTACTTTTTTAATAGCCAGCACTATCACGAAAAAGATGTAATTGTTGCCCTGAAACCTTTTGCGGAAAAAATACGTGCAGACATAAATTCACTCTCCGAAGAAATTACCTACAAAACTTTCTCCCCGGCAGATAAGCATTTCGATGGAATGTCTATTATGGAATACCTGGATAGCATTGGCATTACCGGCTGGCTGCGCAGCATGATTTACAACAGTTATACGGCCGAATATGGAATGGAGGCAACAGAACAATCTGCCATAAGTTTTCTCGCCGTTTTTGATGTAGGCAACGACACACATTACAACATTTACGGCAGCAGTAATGAGCGTTATTCTGTAATAGGTGGTAACAACAAAATTTGCCAGGCGCTTGCAGATGCCATGCCCGACTACGTATTGCCCAATCATTTCCTGAAAGCAATAAAACAGCGCAATGATAAAAGTTACCAGTTACATTTCAACATTACAGGCTCCGGCACCATAGGTGTAACCGCAGATATTGTTGTGCTTACAATACCATTTACCGTACTGCGCGAACTTGAATTTGATGTGCCCATGCCCGCATGGAAAAAGAATACCATTCAGCAGCTTGGCTATGGTACAAATTCTAAAATGTTTTTTGGTTTAAATGAGCGTGTATGGCGCAGCCAGGGTTATGCAGGTTATGCTTTTGCCGATAATGACATGATGAATGGTTACGATAACACACAAATGCAAAACAACAATACCGGCCCCGGCGGGTATACCATTTTCCCTGGCGGTAAAGCAGGTATTGATGTTGGCTATACAGACCCCGGGGTTTTAAAAAACCGTTATATAAATGCGTTGGATGGTGTATACCCCGGTGCCAAAGCTGCGTTTAACAATAACTTTCAATTCTGGTGCTGGCCTACGTATGCTTATTCAAAAGGCAGTTATGTGGCTTTTAAAGTAAACCAGTACACGACCATGGCCGGCAGCGAGTTTGAGCCGGTTGACAACATCTATTTTGCAGGTGAGCATTGCAGTTACGAGTTTCAGGGTTTTATGAATGGCGGCGCAGAAACAGGCCGTCGTGTTGCGGAAATGATCATCAAAAAACTGAAAGGAAAATAA
- a CDS encoding MFS transporter: MQEKKYGILSLPVLVAALGYFVDIYDLLLFNIIRVPSLKSLGLNDQQISSDGLFIINIQMIGLLVGGILWGVLGDKRGRLKVLYASIILYSFGNIANGFVQTVDQYAIVRFITGIGLAGELGAGITLVSELLPKEKRGIATSMVAGIGLTGAVFAFFLKEMFIQPDNSGWRICYFIGGGLGFVLLLMRVGVLESTMFKSIENKKVSKGNFLMLFSNGKRLKKYLLAILIGLPTWYVIGILITFSKEFGAKMNIQGAVDPGKAVMFAYAAISVGDILVGFVSQYFKSRKKALYIFYGITALAMVWFFNLQGASVNQLYMASALLGFGTGFWAIFVTMAAEQFGTNIRATVATTVPNMVRGSLTLVSILFIWLQKSYDYVTAGWITGIVVMTIGLLSAIFTEETFHKDLNYLEEETV; the protein is encoded by the coding sequence ATGCAAGAAAAGAAATACGGCATACTCTCGCTGCCTGTATTGGTTGCCGCCCTCGGCTACTTTGTAGATATCTACGATCTGCTGCTATTTAATATTATCCGTGTTCCTTCGCTTAAGTCGCTCGGCCTGAATGATCAGCAGATATCATCAGATGGTTTATTCATCATTAATATACAAATGATCGGCCTGCTCGTGGGCGGCATATTGTGGGGTGTACTGGGCGATAAACGGGGGCGTTTAAAAGTTTTGTATGCATCCATTATTTTATATTCTTTCGGCAACATTGCCAATGGCTTTGTACAAACTGTAGACCAGTATGCCATCGTGCGTTTTATAACAGGTATAGGCCTTGCAGGCGAGCTTGGCGCAGGTATAACACTTGTAAGTGAACTGTTACCCAAAGAGAAAAGGGGCATTGCAACATCAATGGTGGCAGGCATTGGGTTAACAGGTGCAGTATTTGCTTTTTTCTTAAAAGAAATGTTTATACAGCCCGATAACTCGGGCTGGCGCATTTGTTACTTTATCGGGGGTGGGTTGGGTTTCGTGTTATTGCTCATGCGTGTTGGTGTACTCGAATCAACCATGTTCAAAAGCATTGAAAACAAAAAGGTTTCCAAGGGAAATTTCCTGATGCTTTTCAGTAACGGAAAACGCCTGAAAAAATACCTGCTTGCCATACTCATTGGTTTACCCACCTGGTACGTAATCGGCATCCTCATTACATTCTCCAAAGAGTTTGGCGCAAAGATGAACATACAGGGCGCCGTTGACCCCGGTAAGGCTGTAATGTTTGCATATGCGGCCATTTCTGTTGGCGATATACTGGTTGGCTTTGTAAGCCAGTATTTCAAAAGCAGGAAGAAAGCACTGTACATTTTCTATGGTATAACTGCGCTTGCAATGGTATGGTTTTTTAACCTGCAGGGCGCCAGTGTAAACCAGCTTTATATGGCAAGTGCGCTGCTTGGGTTTGGTACCGGTTTCTGGGCCATTTTTGTTACCATGGCCGCCGAACAGTTTGGCACCAATATAAGGGCAACTGTTGCCACTACGGTGCCAAATATGGTAAGGGGTTCATTAACGCTTGTCTCTATCCTTTTTATATGGCTGCAGAAAAGTTACGATTATGTAACAGCCGGTTGGATAACAGGTATCGTTGTAATGACCATAGGGTTACTCTCCGCAATTTTTACTGAAGAAACTTTTCACAAAGATTTGAATTACCTTGAAGAAGAAACGGTGTAA
- the pyrE gene encoding orotate phosphoribosyltransferase, which produces MSSNEKAVAEKLLQAGAVKLSPEQPFTWASGWKSPIYCDNRKVLSFPYIRDFIKSEMCNVIFEQFPEADALAGVATAGIAWGAMAADQLKLPFLYVRPKPKEHGMGNQIEGAYEPGQKVVVVEDLISTGKSSLQVVDVLRNAGVEVAGMVSIFNYGFDVADNAFEEKHCKFISLTNYGAMITLGMEKGIVAADLEPLLLQWRSDPANWMK; this is translated from the coding sequence ATGTCATCAAATGAAAAAGCAGTAGCTGAAAAATTATTACAGGCAGGCGCAGTAAAATTGAGTCCTGAACAGCCTTTTACATGGGCAAGCGGATGGAAGAGCCCAATTTATTGCGATAACAGGAAAGTGTTGTCGTTTCCTTACATACGCGATTTTATCAAGAGCGAAATGTGTAACGTAATTTTCGAGCAATTCCCGGAAGCTGATGCGCTTGCAGGTGTAGCCACAGCTGGTATTGCCTGGGGCGCTATGGCTGCTGACCAGTTGAAACTGCCATTCCTGTACGTACGGCCAAAACCAAAAGAACATGGTATGGGCAACCAGATAGAAGGCGCTTATGAGCCCGGCCAGAAAGTGGTGGTGGTAGAAGACCTCATCTCAACAGGTAAAAGCAGTTTGCAGGTTGTTGATGTATTACGCAACGCAGGTGTGGAAGTGGCAGGCATGGTTTCTATTTTCAATTACGGATTTGATGTTGCCGATAATGCGTTTGAAGAAAAGCACTGCAAATTTATTTCCTTAACCAACTATGGTGCTATGATTACGCTTGGTATGGAAAAAGGCATTGTTGCTGCTGACCTGGAGCCGCTATTGTTGCAGTGGAGAAGTGACCCCGCCAACTGGATGAAATAA
- a CDS encoding agmatine deiminase family protein: MSLHTPGLPDFDTAPKSLGYYFPAEFAKHEATWLSWPHKEASWPGKIHTIFPYYAQFIKVLAKSEPVRINVANEAMKVFALQHIEAAGADLSNIEFFMHPTNDAWCRDHGPAFLLHKTEKKKAIVDWNYNAWGGKYPPYDLDDVIPTLIGKHYGLQVFYPGIIMEGGSVEFNGEGTVMTSTACLLNPNRNPHLNQEQIEAYLCNYYGTDQVLWVDEGIVGDDTDGHIDDTVRFTNADTVITVVEENKQDDNYALLQHNLAQLKKMRLSNGKQLNIAELPMPDELVYEDQRLPCSYANFYIANTSVIVPTFRCAKDDKALQVIQSCFPGREVIGIDSTEIIWGLGSFHCLSQQEPAL; encoded by the coding sequence ATGAGCTTACACACTCCCGGACTTCCTGACTTTGATACTGCACCAAAATCTCTCGGTTATTATTTTCCTGCCGAGTTCGCAAAGCATGAAGCCACTTGGCTTAGCTGGCCGCACAAAGAAGCTTCATGGCCGGGAAAAATTCATACCATTTTTCCGTACTATGCACAGTTCATCAAAGTGCTGGCAAAGAGTGAACCGGTACGCATCAATGTTGCGAACGAGGCAATGAAAGTATTTGCGTTGCAGCACATTGAGGCCGCAGGCGCAGATCTTTCCAACATTGAATTCTTTATGCACCCTACAAATGATGCGTGGTGCAGAGATCATGGCCCGGCTTTCCTGCTGCATAAAACTGAAAAAAAGAAAGCGATTGTTGACTGGAACTATAATGCATGGGGCGGCAAATATCCACCTTACGATCTTGATGATGTTATACCAACATTAATTGGTAAACATTATGGCCTGCAGGTTTTTTACCCGGGCATTATCATGGAAGGTGGTTCTGTAGAATTCAACGGCGAAGGCACCGTAATGACTTCTACTGCCTGCCTGCTAAACCCCAACCGCAACCCACATCTCAACCAGGAGCAAATAGAAGCATACCTCTGTAATTATTATGGCACAGACCAGGTACTTTGGGTAGATGAAGGAATTGTGGGCGATGATACAGACGGGCATATTGATGATACGGTTCGTTTCACCAATGCAGACACCGTTATAACAGTGGTTGAAGAAAACAAGCAGGATGACAATTACGCATTGCTGCAACACAACCTGGCGCAATTAAAAAAAATGCGCTTATCAAATGGCAAACAACTAAACATCGCAGAGCTGCCCATGCCAGACGAACTGGTTTACGAAGATCAGCGCCTGCCCTGCTCTTACGCAAATTTTTACATTGCAAATACTTCAGTTATTGTACCTACGTTTCGCTGTGCTAAAGATGATAAAGCATTGCAGGTTATTCAAAGTTGTTTTCCCGGGCGTGAAGTGATTGGCATAGACTCTACAGAAATCATCTGGGGACTTGGCAGTTTTCATTGCTTAAGTCAGCAGGAGCCCGCTTTGTAG